From Chryseobacterium salivictor, a single genomic window includes:
- a CDS encoding RagB/SusD family nutrient uptake outer membrane protein, with product MKNFRIKNISIAVAIFGASLTMTSCINDLRQEPITEVTAASLYKDFGNYKNLLAKLYGGLAVGGQTAGDGNGDIADIDGGFSNYMRLLYIMQEITTDEAVIGWNDGTLPEFHKMTWTPANEFNNAMYYRLYTEVAFCNEFIKNTTDEMLSQNGISGASADEAKVMRAEAKFIRAQAYYHLLDLYGNVPFVDETTFGTLPKQISRAELFKYVESELISAANDLKAPKANEYGRVDKAAAWTLLSRLYLNAKVYTGAERNADVIANTEKVISAGYTLHPKYENLFLADNNLNNPENIFSIVYDGLKTQTNGGTTFMVHAAVGGTMDPAAFGINGGWGGIRTTKAFVQKFEPTDLRGRFYTSGQSLEINNLGNFNDGYAFIKYKNVKSNGAVGAHDNWVEADMPVYRLADVYLMYAEAVLRGGGGSMSTAVGYINDLRKRANASTVTFIDLNFILDERSRELSWENTRRTDLIRFGKFTSATYLWPWKGNAKDGIAVGEYRNLFPIPNNDLVVNKNLVQNPGY from the coding sequence ATGAAAAATTTCAGAATAAAAAATATTTCTATCGCAGTAGCCATTTTTGGCGCTTCGCTCACGATGACCTCTTGTATTAATGATTTAAGACAGGAACCCATCACCGAAGTTACCGCTGCAAGTCTTTATAAAGATTTTGGAAATTACAAAAACCTGTTGGCTAAATTATACGGAGGTTTAGCAGTAGGTGGACAAACTGCTGGAGACGGCAACGGAGATATCGCTGATATCGATGGTGGATTCTCCAACTATATGAGACTATTGTACATCATGCAGGAAATTACAACTGATGAAGCCGTGATTGGATGGAATGACGGTACGCTGCCTGAATTTCATAAAATGACCTGGACTCCAGCCAATGAATTCAACAATGCAATGTACTACAGACTGTATACAGAAGTTGCTTTCTGTAATGAATTTATTAAAAACACCACTGATGAAATGTTGAGTCAGAATGGTATTTCAGGAGCCAGTGCTGATGAAGCAAAAGTAATGAGGGCTGAAGCGAAATTCATTAGAGCGCAGGCTTACTATCATTTGCTGGATCTATACGGGAATGTTCCTTTCGTAGATGAAACTACTTTTGGTACTTTGCCAAAACAAATTTCCAGAGCTGAACTTTTCAAATATGTTGAATCAGAATTAATTTCTGCCGCAAACGATTTGAAAGCACCGAAAGCCAACGAATATGGCAGGGTAGACAAAGCAGCTGCGTGGACTCTTCTTTCCAGATTGTATTTGAATGCGAAAGTATATACGGGAGCTGAAAGAAATGCAGATGTGATCGCCAATACTGAAAAAGTAATCAGTGCAGGGTATACTTTGCACCCAAAGTATGAAAATTTATTTCTGGCAGACAACAACCTTAATAATCCTGAAAACATCTTTTCGATTGTGTATGATGGATTAAAGACCCAAACCAATGGTGGAACAACATTTATGGTTCACGCTGCAGTTGGTGGAACTATGGATCCTGCGGCTTTTGGTATCAATGGAGGTTGGGGTGGTATCAGAACTACTAAAGCTTTCGTGCAGAAATTTGAGCCTACCGATCTAAGAGGACGTTTTTATACAAGCGGCCAGTCTTTAGAAATTAATAATCTTGGTAACTTCAATGATGGATACGCTTTTATCAAATATAAAAACGTAAAAAGCAACGGAGCTGTCGGAGCCCACGACAACTGGGTAGAAGCAGATATGCCTGTTTACCGGTTGGCCGATGTTTATCTAATGTATGCCGAAGCAGTCCTTAGAGGAGGCGGTGGCAGCATGAGCACAGCGGTGGGATATATAAACGACTTAAGAAAAAGAGCAAATGCATCTACGGTTACATTTATCGATCTTAACTTTATTTTAGACGAAAGATCAAGAGAACTGTCTTGGGAAAATACCAGAAGAACCGATTTAATCCGTTTCGGTAAATTCACCTCGGCAACTTATTTATGGCCTTGGAAAGGAAATGCAAAAGATGGTATTGCTGTTGGCGAGTACCGTAATTTGTTCCCAATCCCGAACAATGATTTGGTTGTAAACAAGAATCTTGTACAAAATCCTGGTTATTAA
- a CDS encoding SusE domain-containing protein, translated as MKNNIFKHIFLAVTLILGLISCDNREIITIDNVSSPIVMDLSANSLVLDKNFPGNPALTVTWQSAAYSVPTEISYRIEIAVDKDFAKPYTLATVAGSQRAAAFTMLQMNDAAAAIGLVPNVSAKMFMRVISFLGSGHSLAATSNVTSLMVTPYVLTYPDFYLVGGATYVGWTPEKAQILYKKENLSYIYTNLQSGENFRFLGQLAWDGKNYALNTPGTKAGNQYFKQWSDVLTKPDGDEENIKFTGATGVYKITINATLGVQTIELKQSPIATYDFPEIYLVGNIAGNGWNETNAIPMTTIGDGVYEFTSTLAGDTEFKILGQKSWGNLDWGNISGDGNTGFVGPKGDNGNIKFAGDGSSYKITVNLKAGTYKIIKI; from the coding sequence ATGAAAAATAATATATTTAAACATATTTTTTTGGCGGTTACCCTCATCTTAGGTTTGATATCATGTGACAATCGTGAAATTATTACCATAGATAATGTATCGTCGCCAATCGTGATGGATCTCTCTGCGAACAGTTTGGTTTTAGACAAAAACTTTCCCGGAAATCCTGCGCTTACCGTAACATGGCAATCTGCGGCATACTCTGTGCCCACAGAAATTTCATATAGAATTGAAATAGCCGTAGATAAAGATTTCGCAAAACCTTATACTTTAGCGACCGTTGCCGGGTCACAGAGAGCAGCTGCTTTTACCATGTTGCAGATGAATGATGCAGCTGCGGCAATCGGTTTGGTACCTAATGTATCGGCGAAAATGTTTATGAGAGTAATTTCTTTCTTAGGATCAGGACACTCTTTAGCAGCAACCTCTAATGTTACCTCGTTGATGGTTACTCCTTATGTTTTAACTTATCCTGATTTTTATCTGGTAGGAGGAGCTACATATGTTGGATGGACTCCGGAAAAAGCTCAGATTTTATACAAAAAAGAGAATCTTTCTTACATCTATACCAATTTACAGAGTGGTGAAAATTTCAGATTCTTAGGGCAGTTGGCTTGGGATGGAAAAAACTATGCTTTGAATACACCAGGTACAAAAGCGGGTAACCAATATTTCAAGCAATGGAGTGATGTTTTAACAAAACCAGATGGTGATGAAGAAAATATTAAATTCACCGGAGCCACTGGAGTTTACAAAATTACAATCAATGCAACACTGGGTGTTCAAACTATTGAATTAAAACAATCACCAATTGCAACTTATGATTTCCCGGAAATTTATTTGGTTGGAAATATCGCAGGTAACGGTTGGAATGAAACTAATGCAATACCAATGACTACCATTGGGGACGGCGTTTATGAATTCACATCAACACTTGCAGGTGATACGGAATTCAAAATCTTAGGACAAAAATCCTGGGGTAACCTGGATTGGGGGAATATCTCCGGAGATGGAAACACTGGATTCGTTGGTCCGAAAGGAGATAACGGAAACATCAAATTTGCAGGTGATGGCAGTTCATACAAAATCACAGTGAACCTTAAAGCTGGAACTTATAAAATTATCAAAATATAA
- the metG gene encoding methionine--tRNA ligase: protein MSDRKMITAALPYANGPVHIGHLAGVYIPADVYARFQRRLGKDVAFICGSDEHGIPITIRAKKEGVTPQDIVDKYHGIIKKSFEDLGISFDEYSRTTSERHRDVSQDFFKTLYNKGKFIEEVSEQYFDEQANEFLADRYIVGTCPNCGNENAYGDQCEKCGSTLSPSELINPKSMLSGNIPILKETKNWYLPLNEYEDFLNEWIIEGHKDDWKPNVYGQVKSWLTDGLKPRAMTRDLNWGVPVPLPNAEGKVLYVWFDAPIGYISFTQEWAEKNGKDWKDYWQNENTDLVHFIGKDNIVFHCIIFPAMMKAHGDYIMPANVPAFEFLNLENDKISTSRNWAVWAHEYVQEFPGQQDVLRYSLLSSAPETKDNNFTWKDFQTKNNSELVGIFGNFINRVAVLIHKYYDGIVPAGNENAEELNEITKAATEVENFLEHYEFRNALTAMMNLARFGNQYLQIEEPWKTIKDHPEKAAASLFVAAQIAVGLAQICEPFLPFSAEKLQKMFNVSQLNWSEIKNEKVLIKTGHQINPAELLFSKIEDETIEFQIQKLENTKQSNKKTNPKANPMKEEIQFDDFTKIDLRTATILTAEKVEKADKLLKFSVDTGVDVRTVVSGVAESFTPEECVGKQVMILLNLAPRKIRGIESQGMLLLTNNAEGKLVFVTPTETVENGVEIG, encoded by the coding sequence ATGTCAGATAGAAAGATGATTACGGCTGCCTTGCCGTACGCAAACGGACCGGTGCACATCGGTCATTTAGCTGGAGTTTATATTCCCGCAGACGTTTATGCGAGATTTCAGAGAAGACTGGGAAAAGACGTCGCTTTTATCTGTGGCTCCGATGAACACGGTATTCCCATTACAATCCGTGCAAAAAAAGAAGGGGTTACGCCACAGGATATTGTCGATAAATACCACGGAATTATCAAAAAATCTTTCGAGGATTTGGGGATTTCTTTTGATGAATATTCCCGAACCACTTCTGAAAGACACCGTGATGTGAGTCAGGATTTCTTCAAAACCCTATATAATAAAGGAAAGTTTATCGAAGAAGTTTCCGAACAATACTTTGATGAACAGGCCAATGAGTTTCTTGCCGACCGCTATATCGTAGGAACCTGCCCGAATTGCGGCAACGAAAACGCGTATGGTGACCAGTGTGAAAAATGTGGCTCTACCCTTTCTCCGTCTGAACTGATCAATCCAAAATCAATGCTGAGCGGAAATATTCCCATTTTAAAGGAAACCAAAAACTGGTATCTTCCTTTAAACGAATACGAAGATTTTCTTAATGAATGGATTATCGAAGGCCATAAAGACGACTGGAAACCTAACGTTTACGGTCAGGTAAAATCATGGTTAACCGATGGTTTGAAACCGAGAGCCATGACCAGAGATCTGAACTGGGGCGTTCCTGTTCCTCTTCCAAATGCAGAAGGGAAAGTGCTTTACGTTTGGTTTGATGCACCAATTGGTTATATTTCCTTCACCCAGGAATGGGCAGAAAAAAACGGAAAAGACTGGAAAGATTACTGGCAAAATGAAAATACAGATTTGGTTCATTTTATCGGAAAAGACAATATCGTTTTCCACTGTATTATTTTCCCGGCGATGATGAAAGCCCATGGCGATTACATAATGCCGGCCAATGTACCTGCTTTTGAATTTTTAAATTTAGAAAACGACAAAATCTCAACTTCCCGAAACTGGGCGGTTTGGGCACATGAATATGTTCAGGAATTCCCGGGGCAGCAGGATGTTTTGCGTTATTCGCTTCTTTCTTCAGCACCGGAAACCAAGGACAATAATTTCACCTGGAAAGATTTCCAAACCAAAAACAATTCAGAGTTGGTGGGAATTTTCGGAAATTTCATTAACAGAGTTGCCGTTCTTATTCATAAATATTACGACGGAATTGTTCCCGCAGGAAACGAAAACGCGGAAGAGCTCAATGAAATTACCAAAGCCGCAACCGAAGTTGAAAATTTCCTGGAACATTACGAATTCAGAAATGCTTTGACAGCCATGATGAATCTCGCCCGTTTCGGAAATCAATACCTTCAGATTGAAGAACCCTGGAAAACCATTAAAGACCATCCTGAAAAAGCAGCAGCTTCTTTATTTGTGGCCGCACAAATTGCAGTTGGTTTAGCACAGATTTGTGAACCATTCCTTCCTTTCAGCGCAGAGAAATTGCAGAAAATGTTCAATGTTTCTCAATTAAACTGGAGCGAAATTAAAAACGAAAAAGTACTCATCAAAACCGGTCATCAAATAAATCCGGCAGAATTATTATTCTCGAAAATTGAAGACGAAACGATTGAATTCCAGATTCAGAAATTAGAAAACACAAAACAATCCAACAAAAAAACCAACCCTAAAGCTAATCCTATGAAAGAAGAAATTCAATTCGATGATTTCACGAAAATAGATTTAAGAACCGCTACCATTTTGACCGCTGAAAAAGTGGAAAAAGCAGATAAACTATTGAAATTCTCTGTAGATACAGGAGTTGATGTAAGAACGGTAGTTTCCGGTGTTGCCGAAAGTTTTACTCCGGAAGAATGTGTGGGAAAACAGGTAATGATTTTATTGAATCTCGCACCCCGTAAAATCCGCGGAATCGAATCTCAGGGAATGTTGCTTTTAACGAATAATGCTGAAGGGAAATTGGTATTTGTAACTCCAACTGAAACGGTTGAAAACGGTGTAGAAATCGGATAA
- a CDS encoding SusC/RagA family TonB-linked outer membrane protein: protein MRNYTKVLKIAPAFLLAGTMLHAQTKDSIKTAEIEQVVLIGYGKQKKEDLTGSIASISSKDFNPGSTSADQLIIGKAPGVTVTGNGGNPGSGATIRIRGGASLTASNDPLIVIDGIPMDFGGISGASNALALINPNDIESFDVLKDASAAAIYGNRASNGVILITTKKGSSGRVRVNFSTSGSVSTKMGNQSVLTADEFRDFVRANASQHYIDKLGNANTNWQDLIYQTAWGTDNNVAITGGIKDLPYRLSLGYNEQNGIVRTNEFKRTSVGLNLTPKFFDNHLSVTANVKGSMTENRFPAGVIGAAQFFDPTQEVYDYSAQGDKVNNYWEWFLNPGNINVNATRNPLASLYGRRDVSTVFRGIGNLQLDYKLHFLPDLHFNVVGGYDYQKGNGAITQYPGFAGMLASGDVSTRRDYTQEKTNKLLETYLNYVKTITAIDTKVDLMAGYSYQQFHDKVPSATTYYGNPTRVATPSNAYEGKLTLLGFYGRGIFSIANKYILTGSVRRDATSRFYNGTDLKNNWGTFYAASGAWKIKNENFLKSSNVFSDLKLRAGWGETGQQEVGGYYNSFASYNVSDPTAQYGFGDQFYLMYRPTQYNPNLTWETTETVNAGLDFGFWRNRITGSIDWFKKDTRNLQARVQVPAGEFSNTNIKNIGTMKTDGIEFLINVNPVKTEDFTWDFSFNVAHYKPEVTHFDDVADGYVIQQGGISGGVGNTVQAHSVGYTPFSFYVYQQAYDSNGKPLEGVYVDRNGDGKISADGDKYFYKSTTPDATFGFSTKFKYKNWDMSTSLRAVVGNYVYNNFDSQSNVQSIATNEYLQNISSTTANYGFGTPQYWSDAFVENASFLRMDNLTLGYNFGDVFNKGSNLRVYGMAQNVFVVTDYSGVDPEIFGNIDNGFYQRPKVYSLGLNFQF from the coding sequence GTGAGAAACTATACTAAAGTATTAAAAATTGCTCCAGCTTTTTTATTGGCCGGAACAATGTTACATGCGCAAACCAAAGATTCCATAAAAACTGCCGAGATCGAGCAGGTGGTTTTGATAGGTTATGGAAAGCAGAAGAAGGAAGATCTTACGGGATCGATTGCTTCGATTTCGTCGAAAGACTTTAATCCCGGATCTACATCTGCAGATCAATTGATTATTGGCAAGGCGCCAGGTGTTACGGTTACCGGAAACGGTGGTAATCCAGGTTCAGGAGCTACCATTCGTATTCGAGGTGGGGCATCTTTGACAGCAAGTAATGATCCATTAATAGTGATTGACGGAATCCCAATGGATTTTGGTGGTATCAGTGGGGCTTCAAATGCGTTAGCATTGATTAATCCAAATGACATCGAATCTTTCGACGTTTTAAAAGATGCTTCTGCAGCCGCCATTTATGGTAACAGAGCTTCGAATGGGGTGATTTTGATTACCACCAAAAAAGGTTCTTCCGGAAGAGTGAGAGTGAATTTCTCTACTTCAGGATCGGTATCTACCAAAATGGGAAATCAGAGTGTATTAACTGCAGACGAATTCAGGGATTTTGTAAGAGCAAATGCTTCGCAGCATTATATAGACAAACTCGGAAACGCAAATACTAATTGGCAGGATTTAATTTATCAAACCGCTTGGGGAACCGATAATAACGTTGCGATTACCGGTGGGATTAAGGATTTACCTTACCGTTTGTCTTTGGGTTATAATGAGCAAAATGGTATTGTTAGAACGAATGAGTTTAAAAGAACATCAGTGGGTTTAAATTTAACCCCGAAATTCTTTGATAACCATCTGAGCGTTACCGCTAATGTAAAAGGATCGATGACAGAGAACCGTTTCCCGGCCGGAGTGATTGGTGCCGCACAGTTTTTTGATCCTACGCAGGAAGTCTATGATTATTCAGCGCAAGGTGATAAAGTAAATAACTATTGGGAGTGGTTTTTGAATCCTGGCAATATTAATGTGAATGCAACGAGAAATCCACTTGCTTCTTTATATGGAAGAAGAGATGTATCGACCGTATTCCGCGGAATCGGAAATCTGCAGTTGGATTATAAACTTCATTTTCTTCCGGACCTGCATTTTAATGTAGTGGGTGGATATGATTATCAGAAAGGGAATGGTGCAATTACTCAATATCCTGGATTTGCAGGAATGCTTGCTTCTGGTGACGTGAGTACAAGAAGAGATTACACGCAGGAGAAAACCAATAAATTATTAGAAACTTATTTAAACTACGTAAAGACAATTACTGCAATTGATACGAAGGTAGATTTAATGGCGGGTTATTCTTATCAGCAGTTTCATGATAAAGTACCATCTGCAACAACTTATTACGGAAATCCAACAAGGGTTGCGACTCCAAGCAATGCTTACGAAGGAAAATTAACTTTATTAGGATTCTATGGCCGTGGTATTTTTTCCATTGCCAATAAATATATCTTAACCGGATCTGTAAGAAGAGATGCTACATCCCGATTCTACAACGGAACTGATTTGAAAAATAACTGGGGAACATTCTATGCCGCTTCAGGGGCCTGGAAAATCAAAAATGAAAACTTCCTGAAAAGCTCTAACGTATTTTCAGATTTGAAACTGCGTGCCGGTTGGGGAGAAACGGGACAACAGGAAGTAGGAGGTTACTATAATTCCTTTGCTTCGTACAATGTGTCCGATCCAACTGCACAGTATGGTTTCGGAGATCAGTTTTATTTAATGTACCGTCCGACTCAGTATAATCCTAATTTAACCTGGGAAACGACAGAAACGGTTAATGCAGGATTGGATTTTGGATTCTGGAGAAACAGAATTACCGGTTCAATCGATTGGTTTAAGAAAGACACCAGAAACTTACAGGCCAGAGTTCAGGTTCCGGCAGGAGAATTCAGCAATACCAATATCAAAAATATCGGCACGATGAAAACTGATGGTATTGAGTTCCTGATTAATGTGAATCCTGTAAAAACAGAAGACTTTACCTGGGACTTCAGCTTCAATGTTGCTCATTACAAGCCTGAAGTTACCCATTTTGATGATGTAGCTGATGGTTACGTTATTCAACAGGGAGGGATTTCCGGTGGAGTCGGGAATACGGTACAAGCTCACAGTGTAGGATATACGCCATTTAGTTTCTATGTGTATCAGCAAGCCTATGATTCTAATGGAAAACCATTGGAAGGGGTGTATGTTGACAGAAACGGAGATGGTAAAATCAGTGCAGATGGTGATAAATATTTCTATAAATCAACTACACCAGATGCAACTTTTGGTTTCTCGACGAAATTCAAATATAAAAACTGGGATATGTCTACTTCTTTGAGAGCGGTGGTAGGAAATTATGTTTATAATAATTTCGATTCCCAATCGAATGTTCAAAGTATTGCAACCAACGAATACTTACAGAATATCTCCAGCACAACTGCAAACTACGGATTTGGAACGCCACAGTACTGGAGCGATGCTTTCGTAGAAAACGCTTCCTTCTTAAGAATGGATAATTTAACGTTAGGCTATAACTTCGGAGATGTTTTCAATAAAGGAAGCAATCTTAGAGTTTACGGAATGGCGCAGAATGTATTTGTAGTCACTGATTATTCCGGCGTAGATCCAGAGATTTTTGGAAATATTGATAATGGATTTTATCAAAGACCAAAAGTGTATTCATTAGGATTAAACTTTCAATTTTAA
- a CDS encoding SusE domain-containing protein: MKNILKLLMVFLLPLLLINACRDEADRDWTSPEPSFKLYDTTLGANTLYPSMENNPFILTWDNATTGSGSYSVVISATSDFKNKVELAKSETNTLKTTIGALNTAMLQAGLSPYLAQNAYIRIERGTQVSNAVSFSVTAYPTGKPVITNPTAGSALVLDATKPTVTATTFKWSDYTYGVNVSYNVEIAASGSTAFLLVGNVQNSKELAVSNFDLNELASKLSLPVNVASNVDVRVSATSESLGGVITKTSDVVTFKLTPYKPDFKALYLVGGGTAVRWDASKAQLLYQNQNISEIYTYLENNGEFRFLGQQDWNPINYSLNADGIKDGYKYFATWSSNLEKSGDENIKFLGNSGMYKITIDQNTKSITVTPSANPALPTNVYLVGSIQGWNAGAAIAMDQVGDGEFEYTIAIPADGEFKFLGQQDWSGLEWGNIHAGGNSGYLGPNGDNNNIKYAGTGGLYKITANIKMGTYKVTPL, from the coding sequence ATGAAAAATATTTTAAAATTATTAATGGTGTTTTTGTTGCCATTGCTTTTAATCAACGCCTGTAGAGACGAGGCAGATCGGGACTGGACTTCTCCGGAACCGTCTTTCAAACTCTACGACACTACGTTGGGTGCCAACACGCTTTATCCGTCGATGGAAAATAATCCGTTTATTTTAACCTGGGATAATGCTACTACAGGATCCGGAAGTTATTCGGTGGTGATCTCTGCAACGTCAGACTTTAAAAATAAAGTAGAACTTGCAAAATCAGAAACCAACACGTTGAAAACAACGATTGGTGCTTTGAATACAGCAATGCTTCAGGCAGGACTTAGTCCTTATTTAGCGCAGAACGCGTATATAAGAATTGAAAGAGGAACCCAGGTTTCAAATGCTGTTTCATTCTCGGTAACTGCTTATCCGACAGGCAAACCGGTGATTACTAATCCAACTGCGGGTTCTGCTCTTGTTTTAGATGCAACCAAACCCACTGTTACGGCAACCACTTTCAAGTGGAGTGATTATACCTATGGAGTTAATGTCAGCTATAATGTGGAAATTGCAGCATCGGGATCAACCGCTTTTTTACTGGTAGGAAATGTACAGAACTCTAAGGAATTGGCTGTGTCTAACTTTGATTTGAATGAGTTGGCCTCAAAACTTTCTTTGCCGGTGAATGTAGCTTCCAATGTTGATGTCCGGGTAAGTGCAACCTCAGAATCTTTAGGCGGTGTAATTACCAAGACTTCAGATGTGGTTACCTTTAAGCTGACTCCTTACAAGCCAGACTTTAAAGCATTATACCTTGTTGGTGGTGGTACTGCTGTGCGCTGGGATGCTTCTAAAGCACAACTTTTATATCAAAATCAAAACATCTCCGAAATCTATACTTACTTAGAAAACAACGGCGAGTTTAGATTCCTGGGACAACAGGATTGGAATCCAATCAACTACAGTTTAAATGCTGATGGAATCAAGGATGGCTATAAATATTTTGCCACATGGTCAAGTAATTTAGAAAAATCGGGTGACGAGAATATTAAATTCCTTGGAAACTCCGGAATGTATAAAATCACTATCGATCAGAACACGAAATCTATCACGGTGACTCCTTCTGCAAATCCTGCCTTACCAACAAACGTTTACTTGGTAGGATCAATTCAAGGTTGGAACGCTGGTGCAGCGATAGCAATGGATCAGGTTGGTGACGGTGAGTTTGAATACACCATCGCAATTCCCGCCGATGGCGAATTTAAATTTCTTGGTCAGCAGGATTGGTCCGGTTTGGAATGGGGGAATATTCACGCTGGTGGAAATTCTGGTTACCTCGGTCCAAATGGTGATAACAACAATATCAAGTATGCAGGAACTGGCGGTTTGTACAAAATTACAGCCAACATCAAAATGGGAACTTATAAAGTGACTCCACTTTAA